The following coding sequences lie in one Phyllopteryx taeniolatus isolate TA_2022b chromosome 4, UOR_Ptae_1.2, whole genome shotgun sequence genomic window:
- the LOC133476966 gene encoding protein PET117 homolog, mitochondrial, whose protein sequence is MSRTSKAVLGLSVLLTVSTVTAVHLRQAWDRQRLHEGVLRDLERVERKKENVRRLEENRKLSAHLEEERRQREAVLCPRDHAPH, encoded by the exons ATGTCTCGGACCTCTAAAGCGGTTCTGGGACTTTCTGTGCTTCTGACTGTGAGCACCGTGACTGCGGTACACCTCAGGCAGGCCTGGGACAGACAG CGTCTCCACGAAGGCGTCCTGAGAGATTTGGAGCGCGTGGAGCGGAAGAAGGAGAACGTGCGGCGTCTGGAGGAGAACAGGAAGTTGAGCGCTCATCTGGAAGAGGAGCGGCGGCAGAGGGAGGCGGTGCTCTGTCCTCGAGACCACGCGCCCCACTGA